The nucleotide window CATGGATCAGGTTTTGCATTTTTACTTTTTCCCAATACAGGGAAAATGGGATCCGGATAATCATCAATCTCTTCATTTATGCTATTATAGAATGCCAAAAGGCCGTTTGTTACATATTGTGCCTCTTCGTCAGAGCGGAATTCAGGCATTTCATTTTCTCTGTTAAAAATTTTGGGAAGCCATATACTGGGAGGTATAAAATCAGGGCATATAAGTATTGCAGTTAAAAACCCGTGTATTTCAGGTATGGTAAGTGCATCCTCATTAATGTTTAAAATAGCATCTTCCAATTCATTCAAGTTTAACATCTCTTCATTATCGAACATTTATCCTCCTCTTTTATTTGAATTTTTAACCACCTCCACACACCCAAATCCCATGCTGCACTGGTCTCCTATTCCGCACTCGTAGATATTTTTGATTAATTCAATTGATCCTCTTAATGTAA belongs to bacterium and includes:
- a CDS encoding YecA family protein; translation: MFDNEEMLNLNELEDAILNINEDALTIPEIHGFLTAILICPDFIPPSIWLPKIFNRENEMPEFRSDEEAQYVTNGLLAFYNSINEEIDDYPDPIFPVLGKSKNAKPDPWLWCSGFITGINLDEDAWFGSEDEYFLTLIFPIYYCY